In the Caballeronia sp. LZ062 genome, one interval contains:
- the nuoI gene encoding NADH-quinone oxidoreductase subunit NuoI — protein sequence MNAIQNFFKTFFLTELLKGLALTGRYTFQRKITVQFPEEKTPVSPRFRGLHALRRYENGEERCIACKLCEAVCPALAITIESETRADNTRRTTRYDIDLTKCIFCGFCEESCPVDSIVETHILEYHGEKRGDLYFTKDMLLAVGDRYETEIAASKAADAPYR from the coding sequence ATGAACGCAATTCAGAACTTCTTTAAGACCTTCTTCCTGACCGAACTGCTGAAGGGTCTCGCGCTGACGGGCCGTTACACGTTCCAGCGCAAGATCACGGTGCAGTTCCCGGAAGAAAAGACGCCGGTGTCGCCGCGCTTTCGCGGGCTGCACGCGCTGCGCCGCTATGAAAACGGCGAAGAGCGATGCATCGCGTGCAAGCTGTGCGAAGCAGTGTGCCCGGCACTTGCGATCACCATCGAATCGGAAACGCGCGCGGACAACACGCGCCGCACGACGCGCTACGACATCGACCTGACCAAGTGCATCTTCTGCGGCTTCTGCGAAGAGAGCTGCCCGGTCGATTCGATCGTCGAGACGCACATCCTCGAATATCACGGCGAAAAGCGCGGCGATCTGTACTTCACGAAGGACATGCTGCTAGCAGTGGGCGATCGCTACGAGACGGAAATCGCCGCATCGAAGGCGGCTGACGCGCCTTACCGTTGA
- a CDS encoding NADH-quinone oxidoreductase subunit J has translation MEFTTVLFYIFALLLTVSALKVITSRNPVSSALFLVLAFFNAAAIWMLLQAEFLAILLVLVYVGAVMVLFLFVVMMLDINIDVLRRDFRRFVPLATIVGAIIVIETALILWHGYGATVTPLRDAGTAAAGAGVSGAALMPNTQLIGKVIYTDYIFAFEIAGLVLLVAIIAAISLTIRDKKDKKTQTVSKQVKVRRQDRVRLVKMPAETQAPDASVEPAVTGNIGAGVVDNKG, from the coding sequence ATGGAATTCACAACCGTACTGTTCTATATCTTCGCGCTGCTGTTGACCGTGTCCGCGCTGAAGGTGATCACCTCGCGCAATCCGGTGTCTTCCGCGCTCTTTCTCGTGCTCGCGTTCTTCAACGCGGCCGCGATCTGGATGCTGCTGCAAGCCGAATTCCTCGCGATCCTGCTGGTTCTCGTGTATGTCGGCGCGGTGATGGTGCTCTTCCTCTTCGTCGTGATGATGCTCGACATCAACATCGACGTCCTGCGGCGCGACTTCCGGCGTTTCGTGCCGCTCGCGACCATCGTGGGCGCGATCATCGTCATCGAAACGGCGCTGATTCTGTGGCACGGCTACGGCGCGACCGTTACGCCGCTGCGCGACGCCGGCACGGCTGCCGCGGGCGCGGGTGTGAGCGGCGCGGCGCTGATGCCGAATACGCAGCTCATCGGCAAGGTCATTTACACGGACTACATCTTCGCGTTCGAAATCGCGGGTCTCGTGCTGCTGGTGGCGATCATTGCCGCCATCTCGCTCACGATTCGCGACAAGAAGGACAAGAAGACGCAAACCGTCAGCAAGCAAGTCAAGGTTCGCCGTCAGGACCGTGTGCGCCTCGTGAAGATGCCGGCCGAAACGCAGGCGCCGGATGCATCGGTGGAACCTGCCGTGACCGGCAACATCGGCGCAGGCGTCGTGGATAACAAGGGCTGA
- the nuoK gene encoding NADH-quinone oxidoreductase subunit NuoK, producing MLSLAHYLVLGAILFAISIVGIFLNRRNVIIILMAIELMLLAVNTNFVAFSHYLGDVHGQIFVFFVLTVAAAEAAIGLAILVTLFRSLDTINVEDLDQLKG from the coding sequence ATGTTGAGTCTTGCCCATTACCTCGTGCTCGGCGCGATCCTTTTCGCGATCAGCATCGTCGGCATCTTCCTGAACCGCCGCAACGTCATCATCATCCTGATGGCCATCGAATTGATGCTGCTCGCGGTGAACACCAATTTCGTCGCGTTCTCGCACTATCTGGGCGACGTGCACGGCCAGATTTTCGTGTTCTTCGTCCTGACCGTGGCCGCTGCGGAAGCCGCGATCGGTCTCGCGATTCTCGTGACCCTGTTCCGTAGCCTCGACACGATCAACGTCGAGGACCTCGATCAGCTCAAAGGTTAA
- the nuoL gene encoding NADH-quinone oxidoreductase subunit L has protein sequence MSTTLNENLLLAVPLAPLAGSLIAGLLGKTVGRKGSHRVTILGVFISFILSAFVFYDVMMGASFNGTVYEWMTMGSLKMEVGFLVDSLTAMMMVIVTFVSLMVHIYTIGYMAEEDGYQRFFSYISLFTFSMLMLVMSNNFLQLFFGWEAVGLVSYLLIGFYFTRESAIYANMKAFIVNRVGDFGFLLGIGLLLAFAGSLNYGDVFAQGEKLAAMTFPGTSWGLLTVACICLFIGAMGKSAQFPLHVWLPDSMEGPTPISALIHAATMVTAGIFMVTRMSPLFEHSDAALSFVTVIGAITALFMGFLGVVQNDIKRVVAYSTLSQLGYMTVALGVSAYPVAVFHLGTHAFFKALLFLGAGSVIIGMHHDQDMRNMGGLAKYMPITWITSLLGSLALIGTPFFSGFYSKDSIIDAVKLSHLPGSGFAYFAVVASVFVTALYSFRMYFLVFHGEERFRGPKHPDSPMGAEEATHGQGHGSDDHGHAHGHGHDDHGHGHAHEPHESPWVVTLPLILLAIPSVIIGAIMVGPMLFGDFFSHGVVFDKVIYIAENHEGMREMAEEFHGWFPMGLHSVAGLPVWLALAGVIVAWFLYMKRPDLPPVIRRRFGPIYTLLDNKYYFDKINEVVFARGAVAIGRGLWKEGDVVVIDGVVNGSARFVAWFAGVIRFLQSGYIYHYAFAMIIGMLGLLTLFVTLGGK, from the coding sequence ATGTCCACGACACTCAATGAAAACCTCCTGCTTGCGGTCCCGCTGGCTCCGCTCGCGGGCTCGCTGATCGCGGGGCTGCTCGGGAAGACGGTGGGGCGCAAGGGCTCGCACCGCGTCACCATTCTCGGCGTCTTCATCTCGTTCATTCTGTCCGCGTTCGTCTTCTATGACGTGATGATGGGCGCGAGCTTCAACGGCACCGTCTACGAATGGATGACGATGGGGTCGCTCAAGATGGAAGTCGGCTTCCTCGTCGATTCGCTGACGGCGATGATGATGGTCATCGTGACTTTCGTCTCGCTCATGGTGCACATCTACACCATCGGCTACATGGCGGAAGAAGACGGCTATCAACGCTTCTTCTCGTACATTTCGCTGTTCACGTTCTCGATGCTGATGCTCGTGATGAGCAACAACTTCCTGCAGCTTTTCTTCGGCTGGGAAGCGGTGGGTCTCGTCTCGTATCTGCTGATCGGCTTCTACTTCACCCGTGAAAGCGCGATCTACGCGAACATGAAGGCGTTCATCGTCAACCGCGTGGGCGACTTCGGCTTTCTGCTCGGCATCGGCCTGCTGCTGGCGTTCGCGGGTTCGCTGAACTACGGCGACGTCTTTGCGCAAGGCGAAAAGCTCGCGGCCATGACGTTTCCGGGCACGAGCTGGGGCCTGCTGACCGTGGCGTGCATTTGCCTCTTCATCGGCGCGATGGGTAAGTCCGCGCAGTTCCCGCTGCATGTGTGGCTGCCGGACTCGATGGAAGGCCCCACGCCGATCTCCGCGCTGATTCACGCGGCAACGATGGTGACGGCCGGTATCTTCATGGTGACGCGCATGTCGCCGCTCTTCGAGCATTCGGATGCCGCGCTGTCGTTCGTCACGGTCATCGGCGCGATCACGGCGCTGTTCATGGGCTTCCTCGGTGTCGTCCAGAACGACATCAAGCGCGTCGTCGCGTATTCGACGCTCTCGCAACTCGGCTACATGACGGTCGCGCTGGGCGTGTCGGCGTACCCGGTCGCAGTGTTCCACCTCGGCACGCACGCCTTCTTCAAGGCGCTGCTGTTCCTCGGCGCGGGTTCGGTCATCATCGGCATGCATCATGATCAGGACATGCGCAACATGGGCGGGCTCGCGAAGTACATGCCGATCACCTGGATCACGTCGCTGCTCGGTTCGCTCGCGCTGATCGGCACGCCGTTTTTCTCGGGCTTCTATTCGAAGGACTCGATCATCGATGCGGTGAAGCTGTCGCATCTGCCGGGTTCTGGCTTCGCATATTTCGCGGTGGTGGCGAGCGTGTTCGTCACGGCGCTGTATTCGTTCCGCATGTACTTCCTCGTGTTTCACGGCGAAGAGCGCTTCCGCGGTCCGAAGCATCCGGACTCGCCGATGGGCGCGGAAGAGGCGACGCACGGTCAAGGGCATGGTAGCGACGATCACGGTCACGCACACGGTCACGGTCATGATGACCACGGCCACGGTCACGCACACGAGCCGCACGAAAGCCCGTGGGTCGTGACGCTGCCGCTGATCCTGCTGGCGATTCCGTCGGTCATCATCGGCGCGATCATGGTCGGTCCGATGCTCTTCGGCGACTTCTTCTCGCACGGCGTCGTGTTCGACAAGGTCATCTACATTGCCGAGAACCACGAAGGCATGCGCGAAATGGCCGAAGAGTTCCACGGCTGGTTCCCGATGGGCCTGCACTCGGTCGCGGGTCTGCCGGTATGGCTGGCGCTCGCGGGCGTGATCGTCGCGTGGTTCCTGTACATGAAGCGTCCGGATCTGCCGCCGGTCATCCGCCGTCGCTTTGGCCCGATCTACACGCTGCTCGACAACAAGTACTACTTCGACAAGATCAACGAAGTGGTCTTCGCCCGGGGCGCGGTCGCCATCGGTCGCGGGCTGTGGAAAGAGGGCGATGTGGTCGTCATCGACGGCGTCGTCAACGGCAGTGCGCGGTTCGTCGCCTGGTTCGCCGGTGTGATCCGCTTCCTTCAATCCGGTTACATCTATCACTACGCGTTCGCCATGATTATCGGCATGTTGGGGCTCTTGACCCTGTTTGTAACGCTCGGCGGCAAATAA